In the Zingiber officinale cultivar Zhangliang chromosome 5A, Zo_v1.1, whole genome shotgun sequence genome, gtacttttataagtagaaaatattcctatctattttattatacttattgtgaTTTTTGATATTTTGTAGAAAAAAGGAATTGTCTAGCTCAATAAATAGCTTAAATGATTTGGTATTTGTGAAATACAATCGTGCCTTAAAACTTGAATGATGCACGTGATAAGATTGATCCCATCTTTGATAGATATTGATGATATTAATGAATGGTTGATGGGTAGAATGGATGGAGAAagtgataatgaagaagatgagttggtttGAAGGTGATGACTTGACATGAGATGTCGCTTGCAGGCTAGTGAGTCGAAGAGCTGAATATTATACTAGAGGAAACAATATTACATCCATGACCTCTAGTTCATATGCTAGGCCTAAACAAGTCGAGAAGGGAAATACATCTTCTTCTATGAGACACTCATCTCTAAGacttagagatgaagaagaagaaaaagaaattgaatttgaagaagatgaagataaagaagaagaagaatacaatgaggatgatcttgagcttgatgattaatttgacttattacgcttgttttgatgaactttgttagtttaaattagaaagttgaaacttgaaagtttgaaacttttattaattttatcatggtgTTGTTTTGCTTGTCATATTTGATATTGATGTGTGTGGAATATTAATAGTTATCATATTTGACATATTATATGAGTGTCTCAATAGTTTAGTAGTCATCAACCTCATGTTCAAGAGACGCGCACCTCGGGCGTTCCTCGTGCCTCAGGCTCTAGGAGCCCTTTGCGCCTCGCGCCTCTAACAACATAGGCGACAACATCAACAGGAAGTAGCAACAGGGGACGGCAGAAAAATTAGATTAGGagaaccctgctctgataccatgtaaaagAGAAAGAGACCATATATTTCTTCATATAATAATCCGCTTACATATAGATATTTATAtactagggttgtaaatgagccGAGCTCAAGCCAGCCTAGGCCGAGCTCAACTCGATTTATACCGCCTCGACTCTTGCTCAAGCTCACTCGAGCATGTAGAGTTGAGCTTGAGATCGATATTTAATTATGGGCTCGAGCTCAAGctcgatttttttaaaattattttttaataaattaattaatatattataaaaaaatatattattattgaCTCGTTTGGTTCGACGAGCCGCTGAGCCAGTAATAATTAGGCTTAAGCTCGGCTCAATTTCTAATTAAgccggctcgagctcggcttgagcTCGGTCAACTTCAAGCTCGAGTTGAGTTTTGACTGAGCCGCTCGTGAGCGGCTCAtgagcggcttggctcatttgCACTTCTATTATATACATAAGGAGGGAAAGAGAATCCAATAATTATGGTATGTTTATCAATCATTAATTATAATCAATCATAATCCCTATAAAgcttgttgctttgtgaccaaaatggTCATGAGCTCGAATCTTAgaaatagtctcttgcaaaaagtaaggtaagactgcgtacaatggattcttCCCCAGGACCTTGTATGGCGGAAGCTTCATGCACcgggctatttttttttttaatcataatcCCTATAATTAAGATAATCTAAATCAATCATAATCTCTATAATGAAGGGAATCTTTGGAAGTATTCAGTTATGACATCTCATATTTTGGAACAATtgcagtttttgatttcttttttCACATGTTTTTTTCTCATCTGATTCTATTttcaggttttgacttggattatGTGACTGTAGTGTCTTATCGTCGTCACATATTTGTATTTATCCTGAATTGCTTATTAGATATTTCTGTTATCTTATTCCCTCCTATCAATTTTAACTATGAAACTACAAGACAACTTACAACGACTTATACTTCTGGAAACAGTCCGAGGATACCGTGTTCTATGGACAGGTATGGGGGCACAACTTGCTCGTGATGTTCCCTTTTCTGCCATATGCTGGCCAACTCTTGAACCAGTATGTTATATACGCTGCAATTTATGCACTCGTGCAATTTTTTTGCCtattcatttgattttaaatgtTGCTTAGAAATGCTTATAATGTTATGTTTGGCACTTGCCTAATTATATAGATCCGTCGAAGATTACTTTCACTAGTCGGTGATGAAGGCAATGCTGCTAGTGTTTTAGGGGCGAACTTCTTAGCTGGTTTTGCAGCCGGGAGTCTTGCTGCCTTTGCCACATGTCCTCTCGATGTTGCAAAAACAAGGAGACAAATTGAGGTTTGCTCTCAGAATTCCTATGTTTCCTTTCGTCCCTCCTTACAGTTTTCACAATAAATAAGTTGGCATTTGGTACCATCAGCATTCTAAGCTGTATGGGGGAGGGATGGGAATCGAGCGCCTTCCTCCACCATATCGTTATCCCTATCCAGCAGTAGAAAGCCAGTCTTCTGAACATTCTATTATCATTTGACATCATGCTTATAACtgctattttttccttttcttttagtgTTCCTTTTAGATGGGGATCGATTTATATTAGATTACACGAAAAAAGACCCTCCCAATTGAGACTCATACTAATTCACTATTATCTGGACGCTCATAACAGAAAGATCCATCAAGAGCACTAAATATGACGACGAGACAGACACTGGCAGAGGTTTGGAGGTACATCTCTTCTTAACATAGTTATCTTGAAATAACTATTCATTCTGAAAGCATTTTTTATGCTTATCTTTTGCTTTTGTGCCAAACTGATCATTTGACCAACTCACAGTGTAAGTAGTCCATCGATAAACCTTCCAATTAAATGACCTGCTTTAACATATGCAGGACTGGAGGCGTCAGAGGTCTCTTTACTGGTGTAGGTCCTCGGGTCGGACGAGCAGGTCCTTCTGTCGGCATCGTAGTCTCCTTCTATGAAGTCGTCAAGTACATTTTATATCAGAGAAACACAGATTCATGAAAGAGTAAGAAGTTATATTTGCAACGGCAGCACATAAAGATTATTTTGCTCAAACTCTCTAACAGTCCTCCATGGCTCTGTCTTCTAACCATACAAGAAAATAAAGATGACAAACCGAATAAAGACAGCTTCCAATTTTGACAGAATATACAAACAATTTTCCGTTGTCGAGCAATGGTAACTCGAGAACGTTGTATTTCAAGAGGCCGAACAATATgaattttgagatttttttttttttttcagttactGGGCGAAGTACGCGATGCTTGATTGTTATATTTTTGCTCTATTTGAATGGTAAAGAGTTGATGGCTCTATTTTTAGACTGAACATTGTTATTCATCTACTGTGGAGGCTTAATTTTGTAGCTCCAATTGTTTGAATCTAAATGCTTTTTTTTAGTTAAACGATCTGTTGCCATGAACTTAGTCTACATCAATGATCTAAAACTAAGATATCATTGTCAAGATGCtacaataatatcaaaatgtggTGTTTAAATAATGAATGAAGAAGTAATTGTTTCACTCGATCTCAATAAACCATGTAATTAATCATAAACCTATCACATTATATGGCCTTCTTTATATATAGCAGCACACAGCAACTGTTTAATGGGTCACCTCAATTCAAAGCATCAGTCACCGCCGGCGACGGAGGACGAGGTCCAGAGGAAGGCGCCGATGGCAAAGCCCCTCTTGTCGGCAAGGTCGCCGGCGACCGGAAGCCCATACTGGGCCAGCAAGCGGTCCAGCTTCCACTCCGGCATGGCCTCGTAGTCGTCCTTGCTGTAGCGAGGGTAGTGTACCGGCATCTGGAAGTGCCCGCCGCCGCCGTTGGTGAACAAGTCGGCGCTGTTTGGCTTTGCTGCCACGGACTCCATTCTCCCTCCCTCCAAAGCCTAATTATTAATTGCGAGTACAAGTTTGTGGTGAATGTTTATAAAGAGAGGGGCTGTTAGAATACAGTTGGAAGGAGAATGAGGGAGGTGGAAAAGGGTTAGGGAATCACTGAGCTCATGATCTCTTCCTTCCTTTTGAAGACAACTAAGTCACAGCTTTCCtcgtaattatatattttatttatttatttattattattataatcacCATACAATGTGAATGAACTCTCACTAGGTGCATGGCCATCACGCAAAGTTTATGGACTACCAGTTCCATAGATCTTCTTCAGGTTTAATCTTAGCTATTAATGGTTAATTAACAAAGATCAGTTTAAACGTTTAGAATATATAGCCAAAAAACGTTAGTTTAACAAAGATCTTCTAGCTGAAACTATTAATAGTATATAAAGTCGAAGATAATACATTAGATTGTTTTTTGAGAAGATTTTAAACAATAAAATTGTTAAatagaagaaataaaaaaaataaatttaagcatcacaagtaataaaaataataatttcttaaattttattAACTCTGACTATTATTCCAAGTTAATTATCAGGAAAATCTAAAATCGGAAGATTTTCATATTTGGCCAAAGCACAGTTGGTGTATATAAATATGTTTGAGGGGTTTGTGTTTATTTAATCTGCGTTCTGTTTAGTAGTTAACTTGCATATTCaattataggaaaaataacagataattttgtaaagattttttatTATCTGAACAATATTTTAGATTAGATGGTAGCTAGTAAAGACTTTAAAAGTTATTGTTAAAATCTTGATTTGAATTCATCAACTTAGTGAATGTTTGCATGAGTACCTTTAAAACAATATATGTAACCTATTTAGTCTAATTGATTCAAAGTAAACCAATTCTcaaccaacaacaacaacaaagagTAGTTTGCCAACTTAATCATGTGTTAGTTTGCCCTCGAACTTCCATTTAGAATAGATATAAAGATTGAGCagctaattattatttttttttaaaaaaaaagtgagatGGGGTTTGATGGATAAAAGCAGCAACCATATCACACCCACATGCAAATTCCCATAAATTTTAGCCCAAGCAAATCTGAATTTTCTTCTGAAACAGAACATGCACACTTAATATATTATCAACACTAGATCAACATTTACAGCAACTTCCAAGAACATTGGAAATTCTTTCACAAACTACAACAAAATCGATTTTTCACAACTCATTTCTCTTCTAATCTAGTTCTGTAAAGAATCATTAGGTAGGTAACCATTATAGTACATTCTGATCATAGGAAGCACCTCTATATGCAAAGTATAGTGCCTCTCGTAGGAAAAACTAAAACCTGGAACCTCTTGCTTTACAGCAAGGATTTTGGAGTTTTCTATTTCGGCGAGTTGCTAGTATCAATCGACAGATCAATTTTGTGCATCACATATCGGAATAAAACTTGGAAGAAATAAGCATCACATTGCAGCACCTCCTTGTTTAATTGATGATGATAGTTGTGATTCTCAGATCGTGTCATTCCTTTGACACTTTGGCATCTTGGAATTTGTTTCTGGtgaagccttggcaacataaagTTTCAGAATAAAATGGCAGCGGCGCACATAAGGTGCTATATCATGTGCATATTGACAGACTGGTTGCGACTTCAGCAGAATGCCAAGTTTGCCATCAGGAACATCATGGAGATTAATTatgacaactttttttttttatcaaacaagCTTCAAAACTTTTATTCTTCCTGTGGAATTTGCTGCGATGACCATATTTGATTTGCTTCTCCAGCAGACACTCGAGACAAATTGTCCACCATCATCATTTGTCTCTTGCCCCGTTATTGGGTCAATGGAGCCAAATTTGTGCGAAGTCATTGGCATGGGAAATGCTCTATAATAAGCATAAACCTGGAGAAATGATAGAGTTTATGAATAAAAACATATAATTGATAGTCAGTAGAATCTCAATTAATTGGAAACAAACAACATATTGAGATGACCAATATGAGGGAGAGAGGGAGTTTGCAGTGGGGAAGCAGAAACTGAAATTCTCCATTTGGAATAACCAAAGAGGAAGGGTGAAACTGTTGCCTATGCTCCTGAATATTTAGATTTTTGTCTCCATGGATTTGGGAGTTCTATTTGCTGGCTAGGCATCGGGTTTTCAGTATTTGCTATATTGCAATACACACTTAAAAAATCTGAGCACCCAAGACCTTCACATATCAAAGTTCATGGCCAACTAGTACCAACATAAACTTTCTCAGAAATACAAATAGTATATTTTGTTGATCAATTTCTGATGATTTTTCTGTTTGCTATTTCCCTTGCCATAATTATTATTATGAGAGTGAGCAACAAAGTTGCAAGCAAACTTACTTCATTTGTTTCTGAACCACATGCTATATACCCATCACAAACAGACAAGCCAATGAAATTCTGCAGAAAACATGATAAATGCGAATCACAAATAAATTCCTCAAAAGATACAGTTATGTAAGTAGCTAAAAGAATTAAAGTGGGAATACCTTCTCATTGGTATGGCCACTTAGAGTTAGGCTGCAGGCATTGGTGGAGAAACCACCAGAATTTGTTTTCTCAAGATCCCAAATTTTAAGTGTGTTGTCAGTTGATGCAGAAACAAGTGTTTCTGAATCTATAAATTTAACATAGCTGACTGCCTTTCCATGCCCAGAAAGAGTACACCAAGGAATTCGAGTGTTCCTTAAATCATAACAGTAGGTTTTGTAGTCAGCACATCCAATAGCCAAGAGGTGTGAGGAACATGAGAATTGGACAGAACACACATTGGCCATAGTTCTTATGGTGTCTATAGAATTTTTCTGCAATAGCAAAGTAAGTTCAGTTGATAGTAAAGTAAGCAGGCAAGTCCAGTAATCAAATAAGGGCTTTATTGCCAAGAAACATAGCAAATCCCGAACTTTCAAGAATAATTTACTTTCTTTCTATTTTACTAACTTATTACAAATCCACAGTTTAATCATGTGATGTATTACGTGTACAAAATAACTTTCTTTTCAACATGTAGCAGATTAAGACTACATGTGACCATTGAGCAATGCCTAAATACAATATTTATTCAGTACCATACCTCATTGATGCTCCAGAGTTTCACAGTGCAGTCATCACTTCCACTTGCCAGCTTAGTTGGATCAACAACAGAGAAATTGACAGACCATGCTCGTTTCTGGTGCTCTGTGAACCTAGTGAATCCATGCCCAGTACTTGCATCCCATAACTGAACTTAACAAATATGAACAAATCAGAAAGCATTGAAAACTGATGCGaaataggaaatttatttatttttaagtattagaATTGTAAGAGTTTATTTTGTAAGGTTCTCATCTTTAGGAGAATAAATCTTCAAAGGAAGGTTACAAGTTGGTAATTGTCTTAAGAGCATATGGAAGTTTTGGTAGttcaatttaattttgtttgtttcttattttataatttaatttatttcctAGTTTTTTAGGTTGGAATCATTAAAAGgagtgaaggggagccttggcacaaTGGTAAAGTttttgctttgtgaccaaaaaaatcacgggttcgaatcctggaaacaacctcttacaaAAAGCAGTGTAATGCTGCGTACAATAAATCCTTCTCCGGTATCCcgtatggcgggagcttcgtgcatcgggctgcccttttttaaTCATTAAAAGGAGTCCAGTTCTCCCATGTTAGAACATTTTTGCATAATAAGATTTTCCTCTTCGTGAGTTTTTATTCTTTGTTTGAGATTATTTATTTCTTTGTGTGAGATTGTGTGTGCAAGTTCAAATGACGTTAAGCCTCTATGCAAGTTTTGATTTGCTTCTGTGCCACATCAAAAATTTGAccaaaaaatatatttcaaaaataatgaaAACAAAACCATGTTGCACTCCTCTACCAATGAGTTTAAAACACATGAAACTAATAGAATCTGTATCAAATTTTAATTTCCAATTATCTCCTCTAGATAGAATCTTTAGCTTCTTGTAAACTTTCAAGAAAAAAGGAAGTTATCTAGCATCTCCACCTACATATAGGAATGATGCAGCTTATTCAGTATAGTAAAATTCAAGTCTGATcaatcaagtaaatgtatccctTACTAGTTCAAATTGAAAACAAACTGAACTAAATCAAAacttctatttggtttgttttttcACCAAATTAGTTTGATTCATTTCAGGTTAACTGAAGCATGACAGTATTTCAACTAGTTTTCAATGTGCTTAATTAATGTAAGCCaaccaaaattgaaaaataaaataatattgtcTTTGcaacaataaaatatatatttagcaGTGAGGACTTGTTTAGAACATTCAAGGTGTATAAAATTTATTGCAAAAATTCATTATAACAATATAACTTAACACATTaattttttcaataaaaatttggtccacaaatagttgtaatttaatatcaaaattaagaAATTACAGAGTTTTAAATGCGAAAACCAAAGTAAAACTGAAAACTTTAGACCTTGTGGTCATGAGTTCGAGTCACAGCAAAAAAAAGCCTCTTGCCATCTAAGGTAAGGCCACATAGAATAGACTCAATGTGCTCCAAGCTTCATGCATCGAGCTTCCATTTATCAATTTTGTTGATATGTTGATTCAGTTTATTTTGATTTCCAAATAATCAGTATAGAAAAATGCAATTCAATTAGATTTGAACCCAATGGGCACACACCTATAACCAAGGCTGGTTTTTTTTATGTTCCTCTCACCTAGAGACATGAGATGTGATATGGTAAGTGTACTCTTATGAGAAGAATTTTTCTTACATACATCATGAATATGGCAAATATTTGCAATTTAGAAGTGGGATGAACTTGCTATGTGTCATTCTATCACATCTCCATGGATCCTAGAGATCTGAAGCTCCAGCTTGAAGAGCATCAAATGTGCAAAATTCAAGTGTGGTGTAGCCTAGAAGATCCCTGTAGTGTCAGTTCAATCTTGCTTATGAATGCAATAATACCGCCTCCTGAATGCATTGGACTTTGTGCTTTCCTTTCGCATGCATTTAGCTACTTCTAGTCTCCATTTGAAGTTCTTTCTAAGGTTGTTGGACAAGATTGTGGATATGGATGGAAATGATTGAGTTAAGTCATGCTTTGAATAAACTCGACCCaatcaaaatattttccaaattttTTTAGTTATGGAACAAAAATCAGATTCAAATTTGAAtacattaagaaaaaaaatttaaactggAAAATTAGTTAGGTTTGCtttttatttttgagaatttctCAATACACATAGCACATATTGTAGattatgaaattata is a window encoding:
- the LOC121981222 gene encoding uncharacterized protein LOC121981222, whose product is MESVAAKPNSADLFTNGGGGHFQMPVHYPRYSKDDYEAMPEWKLDRLLAQYGLPVAGDLADKRGFAIGAFLWTSSSVAGGD